The following coding sequences are from one Sander lucioperca isolate FBNREF2018 chromosome 2, SLUC_FBN_1.2, whole genome shotgun sequence window:
- the fam222a gene encoding protein FAM222A encodes MLACLQRRQNPPPQHPVCASKTLEAPQALGRKCELVVPTHSPRYPTAAELNAFAQKTANSPLSIKIFPTNIRVPQHKHLNRTVNGFDTTGQRYSPYTHTGGNQGLLAIVKTSSSSSLSTATFGPSKGVLKNSEGRRTKLSPAHIAVAPYPPPSSSTLASGRGQMVYHTGPSKPPEGPVLSVPPNVTVAGSVIPVTGGRGLALPAQSNLPSIQSIIYQINQHCQAQALQQVCQGAATAPSNSSPSKQGTTVMGVSSSSSGGGYVVGMGSQANMVYTGPGLPTQNAEAMKSGVYADSMDYILWQKQQQQQQQQQQQQQQQHHQQAVLRMYSGGSGGGGAISKSPETCVPGGGIMAAQMSSSSSRPYHLTASASGGGGMDKVSSSPLNCVGMHGNFSVGQYFAPPWNSVLVTPDSDCYNPQELLATSTGGPVTGHREMGYPHHHHHYHHHHHPAIDSGGGLCCSLPSKSLCNTSVLSSSLQSLEYLINEIHPPCIKEQMLGKGYETVSVPRLLDHQHAHIRLPVYR; translated from the coding sequence GTGAGCTGGTGGTGCCCACACATTCCCCACGCTACCCCACTGCGGCAGAACTTAATGCTTTCGCTCAGAAAACGGCCAACAGCCCTCTGTCCATCAAGATCTTCCCCACCAACATCAGGGTTCCCCAGCACAAGCACCTTAATCGAACTGTAAATGGATTTGACACCACAGGGCAACGCTACAGTCCCTATACCCACACAGGGGGCAACCAGGGCCTGCTCGCCATCGTCAAGACCTCCTCATCGTCATCATTATCAACAGCCACCTTTGGCCCTTCAAAAGGTGTTCTCAAGAACTCTGAAGGCAGACGGACTAAGCTCTCTCCAGCCCACATAGCTGTCGCCCCATACCCTCCACCTAGTAGTAGCACTTTAGCCAGTGGCCGCGGCCAAATGGTATACCACACTGGGCCATCAAAGCCTCCAGAAGGCCCCGTACTGTCGGTTCCCCCAAATGTCACTGTAGCTGGTTCAGTGATTCCTGTAACAGGGGGCCGAGGCTTGGCCCTGCCCGCACAGTCCAACCTCCCCTCCATCCAGAGCATCATCTACCAGATCAACCAGCATTGCCAGGCCCAAGCTCTGCAGCAGGTGTGCCAGGGGGCTGCCACTGCACCGTCAAATTCCAGCCCCTCCAAGCAGGGCACAACTGTCATGGGGGTCTCATCTAGCTCCTCAGGAGGAGGCTACGTAGTAGGAATGGGTTCCCAGGCTAATATGGTATACACAGGGCCCGGGCTGCCGACTCAAAATGCAGAGGCAATGAAGTCTGGTGTGTACGCAGATAGTATGGACTACATTCTTtggcagaagcagcagcagcaacaacagcagcagcagcagcagcagcagcagcagcatcatcaACAGGCTGTGCTCCGCATGTACAGCGGAGGTAGCGGAGGAGGGGGCGCTATCAGCAAGTCCCCCGAAACTTGTGTTCCAGGGGGAGGGATTATGGCGGCACAaatgtcctcctcttcctccagacCTTACCACCTGACAGCGAGTGCCAGCGGAGGAGGCGGGATGGACAAAGTCAGCTCATCCCCTTTGAACTGTGTGGGTATGCATGGAAATTTCTCAGTGGGTCAATACTTTGCCCCTCCGTGGAACAGTGTGTTGGTGACACCTGACAGTGACTGCTACAATCCCCAGGAGCTTTTGGCCACCTCCACAGGAGGGCCGGTCACGGGGCACAGAGAGATGGGCTACccccaccaccatcaccactaccaccatcatcatcaccctGCTATAGACAGCGGGGGAGGTTTATGCTGCAGCCTGCCCAGCAAGAGCTTGTGCAACACATCAGTGCTGAGCAGCAGCTTGCAGTCTCTGGAGTACCTGATCAACGAAATCCACCCACCCTGCATCAAGGAGCAGATGCTTGGCAAAGGCTACGAGACTGTGTCTGTACCACGTCTGTTAGACCACCAGCATGCACACATCCGCCTCCCTGTTTACAGATAG
- the trpv4 gene encoding transient receptor potential cation channel subfamily V member 4, whose amino-acid sequence MNEGRSALLRRCHLALSKADTLGSVPARAALSVDADDDGAAQPGSDAAFAPSELSHLFENEDGLPSTQDTSQDSGPELVQPGQPADGRHNLRMKFQGAFMKGISTPMDLFESTIYESNVVPGPKKAPMDSLFDYGTYRNTSNQKRRRKKLPRGKTETESCDDGQSSDPPKVMKIFNRSLLFEGVSHADPEALEGLLEYLQSHDKRLTDEEFKELSTGKTCLPKALLNLYGRQNVTIPLLVDIAEKTGNLREFINTPFRDVYYRGQTALHIAIERRCKQYVELLVEKGADVHAQARGRFFQPRDEGGYFYFGELPLSLAACTNQPDIVHYLTENPHKKADLRRQDSRGNTVLHALVHIADNTKDNTRFLTKMYDLLLIKSAKLYPDCSLETVFNNDGMSPLMMAAKMGKIGVFQHIIRREIKDEEVRHLSRKFKDWAYGPVYSSLYDLSSLDTCGEEPSVLEILVYNSRNENRHEMLAVEPINELLRAKWQKFAAVTFYISVVSYLITMIIFTLVAYYRPTQETPPYPYTTSFDYLRMAGEIITLASGIFFFLTNIKDLFLKKCPGVKSLFIDGSFQLLYFIYSVLIIVTAALYLSGIKDYVAVMVFALVLGWMNTLYFTRGLKLTGTYSIMIQKILFKDLFRFLLVYVLFMIGYASALVSLLTVCPPPGTECEGGCPTYPKCRDQDTFSVFLLDLFKLTIGMGDLDMIQSAQYPAVFLILLVTYIILTFVLLLNMLIALMGETVGQVSKESKKIWKLQWATTILDIERSFPVCLRKSFRAGEMVTVGKKWDGTPDRRWCFRVDEVNWCHWNQNLAIINEDPGKNETCQANGLQQSVRALRRDRWSTVVPRVVELNKSPRPRDLVIEMEPLAPRH is encoded by the exons ATGAATGAG GGTCGTTCTGCTCTCCTCAGAAGGTGCCACCTTGCCTTGTCCAAGGCCGACACTCTCGGCTCTGTTCCTGCCAGAGCTGCTCTCTCTGTGGACGCAGACGATGACGGGGCCGCTCAGCCTGGGAGTGATGCAGCGTTTGCACCATCAGAGCTCTCACACCTGTTTGAGAACGAGGATGGCTTGCCGTCAACTCAGGACACGAGTCAGGATTCAGGCCCGGAGCTGGTTCAGCCCGGCCAGCCTGCGGACGGCAGACACAACCTGCGGATGAAGTTCCAGGGTGCTTTCATGAAAGGCATTTCCACCCCGATGGACCTATTTGAATCCACCATATATGAGTCAAATGTGGTTCCAGGCCCCAAGAAAGCACCCATGGACTCGCTCTTTGACTATGGTACCTACAGGAACACCAGCAACCAGAAGCGACGCAGGAAGAAGCTCCCAAGAGG TAAAACTGAGACGGAGTCCTGTGATGATGGTCAAAGCTCAGACCCACCAAAAGTAATGAAAATATTCAACCGCTCTCTCCTCTTCGAAGGCGTGTCACATGCAGACCCAGAGGCCCTCGAGGGCCTGTTGGAGTACCTGCAAAGTCACGATAAGAGGTTAACTGATGAGGAGTTCAAAG AGCTGTCCACGGGTAAGACATGTCTGCCCAAAGCCCTGTTGAACCTTTACGGTAGGCAGAACGTCACCATCCCACTGCTGGTGGACATAGCAGAGAAGACCGGAAACCTCAGAGAGTTCATCAATACGCCCTTCAGGGATGTCTACTACAGAG GCCAGACAGCTCTCCACATTGCTATTGAGCGACGCTGTAAGCAATATGTGGAGCTGCTGGTGGAgaagggagctgatgttcacgCCCAGGCGAGGGGACGCTTCTTCCAGCCCAGAGACGAGGGGGGCTACTTCTACTTTG GTGAGTTGCCTCTCTCACTGGCTGCATGCACTAACCAGCCTGACATAGTGCACTACCTGACTGAGAATCCACACAAGAAGGCCGACCTGCGGCGCCAGGATTCACGTGGAAACACGGTGCTGCACGCCCTAGTGCACATTGCGGACAACACCAAGGACAACACACGTTTCCTCACAAAGATGTATGACCTGCTGCTAATCAAGAGTGCCAAGCTTTACCCAGACTGCAGCCTGGAGACGGTGTTTAACAACGATGGCATGTCACCCCTCATGATGGCCGCCAAGATGGGCAAGATCGGG GTTTTTCAGCACATTATCCGGCGTGAAATCAAAGATGAGGAAGTTCGTCATCTGTCACGTAAGTTTAAGGACTGGGCGTATGGGCCAGTGTACTCATCCCTCTATGACCTGTCTTCACTGGATACATGTGGAGAGGAACCGTCTGTGCTGGAAATCCTGGTCTACAACAGCCGCAATGAG AACCGCCATGAGATGCTGGCAGTGGAGCCTATCAATGAGCTGTTGAGGGCCAAATGGCAGAAGTTTGCTGCTGTCACCTTTTACATCAGTGTGGTTTCCTACCTCATCACCATGATCATCTTCACCCTAGTGGCCTATTACCGCCCAACGCAGGAAACG CCTCCATACCCTTACACCACATCCTTTGACTACCTGCGTATGGCGGGAGAAATCATCACCTTAGCATCAGGAATCTTCTTCTTCCTCACCAAT ATTAAGGACCTCTTCTTGAAGAAGTGCCCCGGGGTTAAGTCTTTATTTATTGATGGATCCTTTCAACTGCTGTA CTTCATCTACTCTGTGCTGATTATAGTCACAGCTGCTCTCTACCTGTCTGGCATTAAGGACTATGTGGCTGTGATGGTGTTTGCACTTGTCCTGGGCTGGATGAACACTCTTTACTTCACCAGAGGCCTGAAGCTCACTGGCACCTACAGTATCATGATACAGAAG ATTCTTTTCAAAGACCTTTTCAGATTTCTGCTGGTGTATGTGCTCTTCATGATTGGATATGCATCAG CCCTGGTGTCCCTGCTGACAGTGTGTCCTCCACCGGGCACAGAGTGTGAAGGGGGCTGCCCCACCTACCCTAAGTGCAGGGATCAAGACACCTTCAGTGTTTTCCTACTGGACCTCTTTAAGCTGACCATTGGGATGGGAGACCTGGACATGATCCAGAGTGCACAGTATCCTGCAGTCTTCCTCATCCTGTTAGTTACCTACATCATCCTCACCTTTGTCCTGCTGCTGAACATGTTGATCGCTTTGATGGGGGAGACGGTGGGACAGGTGTCGAAAGAGAGCAAGAAGATCTGGAAGCTTCAG TGGGCAACGACCATCTTGGACATCGAGCGCTCTTTCCCAGTCTGCCTTCGGAAGTCTTTTCGAGCCGGGGAGATGGTGACTGTGGGGAAGAAATGGGATGGCACACCTGACCGACGCTGGTGCTTCAG GGTGGATGAGGTGAACTGGTGCCACTGGAATCAGAACCTGGCGATAATCAACGAGGATCCAGGCAAGAATGAGACATGCCAAGCCAACGGGTTGCAGCAGAGCGTCAGAGCCTTGCGGAGAG ACCGCTGGTCCACAGTGGTTCCGCGGGTGGTGGAGTTGAATAAGAGTCCGCGGCCTCGTGATCTGGTGATAGAGATGGAGCCACTGGCACCCAGGCACTGA